GAAAACGTGTCTGACTGTTTCTTTGTCctgatcttttccttttgatttgtaAACATGAGGCGGACGCAGTTGACAAAGAGTTTTCTTGCGGACCGTTTATATAATTAGGATTCCAACCAGCAGGTTCAGGACAATAATTCACACCTCAAATGCTTCATTTAGGTTACAACGACTTCAATTTCCACCCGCTGAAGCTTTGCAAATTAACTTCCATATGCATAAACATAGagcttttgtctttttcacGAGCGGCTATCCATCGAGACACGTGCGCGTTTACATTATTTATGGAATAATCATGCGTCACGCGTCTGACTAGTAACTAATAACAAAGATCATACTTTACAAAGAAGACGCGCCTGACTAGGAACTAATAACAAAGATCATACTTTACAAAGAAGACGACGGAAGgggcaaaaaagaacaaagacaataGTTAATTCTTTATCATCTAATCCTAATCATAGAGAGTGCCTTGTCAAGATTCTTGGCCTTCATCTGAACGTAATCCTTCACCGTGACGGACCGGAACCGAGCAGCGTCCTCTCGGCCTGAGGACTGTGTGAGTCCATGTATAGGGCCGACGTGAAAATCCGTCGGGGGTCCGTAAAAGTAACCGACGGTTAGCCGGTGCCTCTTCTCACTTGGGATCACCCGGTGAACGACACTAGGGAACATGGCATTGGACATGATGTGGAGCATGTCGCCCAGGTTCACCACAAGTGCACCGTTCATGGGAAACACGGGAACCCAGCCTCGGCCTTCCATGTGGACTTGGAGCCCATGTGCGCTGTGGTTTTGGTGAAGAATTGTCAAGAGGAAGGTATCGGTGTGCGGTGCGAGCCCCATGGCCTGGCGCGGATCGGGACACCGCGGGTACGAGTTCAGCTGCAGCGCAGTGCAGGCGTTGCTCCGGAGCCGCGGCCAGTCGACATCGTGCTCAGATATGCCGAGGTACTTCAGGATCATGGCGAGTAGTCTCTCTGAGAGCGCCTTCATTTTGTCCTGATAGTCTTCCATTACTTCACTGTTGTACGTGACCCCAAGAAAACAAGAGAGGACAAAAACATAATGATGCCCAGTACAAGCAAGATCGATAATGCTAACGATACCAAGACAAGTCTATTAAATCTGCATAAAACCAAGTTTTGTAAatacatttttgtatttatagCATTATTCATAGTGGAAATCACTCCTTCACTAAAATAAGAAAGTAGTATTGAGCATATTACAAGCTTTCGCTGGAAGTGGCTTATTAGATCTGCAAAAGCGATAAAAACCTACGAATTTTTTAGCATCACTCCGTAGTAAGCTTGAATAACAAGTTCTCTAATCTTTGATACATATGCAGCTCCCTCCCCTCTTTTAGCTCTTTGATTTTCAGGTTCACTAGAATCACAAAGTCGACTACTTTCTGGAGGAGTATCTGAATCTctagaaagaaggaaagaagactATTCAATTTAGTAATCATGCAAGTAAGTATATAGGGAAAAATAGGTAgctaatctttttaatttgccTTTGGTGCTAGAATGGTATTGAACTAGGTTCAGGAGTGAAGTAGAACACCATATTCCTCGCACTCAAAGAGTAATTATCTACTTATTGGTTTATaaagactttttaaattatcacCAAAATTTAATGAAAGATTTCTCCAGCCAAACCCTGGTTCTTCCTAGTCATGCCTAAATAAACCATCTACCCACTCATCACCTTCTCCACGTGCATGAACTGACCATGCATGGAAGTTACCACTCACCAAAACTTGCGATACCCATGAGGCCAAACCTCCCTAGCATGCTCCAATGGCGATCCCATCATGGTAAACCCTTCATGCCACATGAACTTGTTGAAGAACGGTGCGATCCGAGCGACGCCATAGCCTGTAGCTCCACTGGGGGACCTGAGGGCCTTTACCTTGGCTCTCGCGGGGAGCGTGAAAAACCGCCAGGCTTGCGACTCAACCTCCCTCAGAAGACTTGAAGGGATTCCGTGGTTAGTGACCTGGAATATGCCCATAATTTTGCATGCATGACCGGCCATTTCGATCGCATCCGGGCTATCAAGATCGATGGCTGGAATTGAGAAGTGATCGCCATCTAAATTGAACATCCTCCTTGTAGACTCATCGTCCGATTGAGGCCATGAATGCGATTGCGGCACTTCTTTAACAGAATCAAAGTCTATGGGGATGATGTGCTGAAGATGGAGAGGCGTCTCTGTGTAGGCTTTAGAGAGAGTAGCCATGAAAAGCTGGAATTTGAAAGGAAGATAGAAGCTAACAAGGAAAGATAGGGTTCTTTatgttgggaaaaaagaaaagaatatttgtGGAGAAGGTCCAGATAATTTTTCCCTCTACTGTTTCcgtgaaaattaaataggataaaatattaaatgaaagcAGTAAAGATAAATAGTAAATAACACCAGAATTTTTAACGTGGAAAACCAAAGGGAAAAACCACGGACCGTAGTCCACTTCAAACTTCTACTATGAAGTCCACTTCAAACTTCTACTATGATAAATAATGGGATACAACTTCACCCAAAGGTGAATCTCTCACTGTCTTCAATTTATGGATCTGAACTTCTCACAAACTAGATAACTCACTCAAAGATAACTTTCTTTCTTGGAAGAAGAAACCTGTTTCTTCCGCTACGCTGCTATAATATTCTTGCTTTTGTATATACTTCTCCGTTAATGAggactcctatttataggagcaaATGCAATCCCAATTGAAATTGTACAATATGAAAATCACGTAGATTTATCTCCTAATCTCTTGTGATTTTGTAGATctgaaaatttcactttgatttctttcccaatctctcttgattttctggatgtggAAGATCACGTTGatttatcttcattctcttttgatattttctttttatttttctttttctccttttttttttctttttcttttacacacTCACTACTATACATATTCTACTATAGATATACATAATTGCATTGGCCTCTCCAATTGGGAGTGACCTACTCAACACTTTATTTAGTCTTCTTTCATTAATCATAGAAGGTTATATATATGCACGTCCACTAATGGAGTGAGTATATTAATGTAAACATCTGGTTTAAATGTTAAGAGGGTTAAAATGGGGCCGGCTGGTGGACAGAAGTGGTGTCTGGATGTGGTTTTGGAAGGATGTTGGGGAAGGTGGAATAAGACATAATAGTGgacagaaaaaaatttgaagaaattgtggCATCTCAATAAGAATCCAAACAGTTTTTAGTGTTTACACGACAAggctgttttttcctttcttctttctttgcgCTCTCGTGTGGACAATAAACACATGCTTTGTCCACTAGcaggaaagagaaaaatggaCCCACTTAAAGGGACTAATTGAATAGAAATAAAGTATGAACTTGTTATCTGTATAATATGTAGTGGAAATTGGGCAGAACTAATCATAATGTATTGGACCATGAACTTTTTCTAACAAAATTCAACACGGCCTTAATTACTATATATTGACTTGGGATTGGAGTTAATTTAGTGAAAGGatttaggtaaaaaaaaaaaatcatatgtagTTACATAAAGTACACATAAGATCATAATTATGACGGGTCGAGAGTGGTGTCGAGGTACTTGTACTAGGAATTCAAGGATGGGATAGTTATCATTTTAGAGGAAATTTCAAGGTGGGGTTGGTCGCCATGCCATATTGGTCAAGAGTTGACATTGCTTCCTAATGATAGTCATAGGAGGTTGAAACCGGTTATTCATATATCTCGTTCGAGAAAATGAATACCCAAGCTAAATTGGGCATGGTATGATCAATTATGAGGATGTTATTTGACATATTGTACTTGAAAAGAATATATTGAGGGAAGGTTGGCTTGGTAATCTGACTCACCAAGCACTACAGGGCTTGTCCTTGATGAGGAAACTTTGGGCCTAACAAACAGTATCAGAGTGAGTTTCCAAACTATATGGTGAGTGTTGAGAAGAGATCTATTGTCATGTTTCCAACAAGAAGAGAAATCTCCATTGGTTTGCTAAGATTAGGAGAAGCCTAGTAGGCGAAAGAAAGTTTTGTTGAGGGAGCATATTTGGCTTGAGATGCCACACTCTTCAAGGAGAGTACAAGTGACCAAAGATTCAAGAATAACTTTGATCAAGGGAAGCAACCGATGGAGTGGAATAGCATGTTCTATTGCACAAGCATTTGCCATTCATGTGAGTTTCAAAGGAGTGGCGGTGATGGTTAAAGAACATAAGGAAGTGATTGAATAGCTTGCAATGAGGGTGTTTTGGAAATTGAGTGGGGAAAAGCGTCACTGCCCTAATTCTCCCATACTGATGTGAGTTGGAAGTGGGCTTAGTGGCATTGGGTTGAAGTATGAGAAATGAAAGAGGTACAACTTGTTTGTGGAAGTAGCATCAAATTGTTTGTGCTAGGAATCCAAAGAGGCGATGACCATCATCTTGAAGGATCTTTGCAGATAGGTTGGCCTCTCATTCACAACTGGTCATGAGCTAATGTCGTGCTTCTAATGATGGCCACGTCAAGCTAAAATCAATTATTGTACCAAAGTGTTCTATATCTCACTTGAGAGATTGGATGTACAAGTTAAATAGGATCTGGTACTATCAATTGTGAGCTTAGGATTTGCCAAATTGTCCAGGTTGACTTGGTGTTTTGGCTCATTAGGTGCTATAGGGGCTTGTGCTCAGCCAAGAAACTTTCGACCCGTGACACAAGTGTGAGAAAATGACGACTGGCGATGGATTAGGAGTACTCCCTTGGTCTTATGTGAATGGACCGACAGCTC
This genomic stretch from Eucalyptus grandis isolate ANBG69807.140 chromosome 3, ASM1654582v1, whole genome shotgun sequence harbors:
- the LOC104437721 gene encoding gibberellin 3-beta-dioxygenase 1; its protein translation is MATLSKAYTETPLHLQHIIPIDFDSVKEVPQSHSWPQSDDESTRRMFNLDGDHFSIPAIDLDSPDAIEMAGHACKIMGIFQVTNHGIPSSLLREVESQAWRFFTLPARAKVKALRSPSGATGYGVARIAPFFNKFMWHEGFTMMGSPLEHAREVWPHGYRKFCEVMEDYQDKMKALSERLLAMILKYLGISEHDVDWPRLRSNACTALQLNSYPRCPDPRQAMGLAPHTDTFLLTILHQNHSAHGLQVHMEGRGWVPVFPMNGALVVNLGDMLHIMSNAMFPSVVHRVIPSEKRHRLTVGYFYGPPTDFHVGPIHGLTQSSGREDAARFRSVTVKDYVQMKAKNLDKALSMIRIR